The sequence below is a genomic window from Clostridium putrefaciens.
AACTGCTCTCCATGCACTTTCCATATCATTTAAAGTTTTGGGATTTTCCGTATGTTTAAAATCCATTGTCATGCTTTTTTTTTGCATTATAGATATAAATTCAAATCTTATTTTAACCATTTTAGGGTAATATACCCCACTTAAATAAGCTATTGAATACTTTATAATCACTGATAAAATAAAGAATGTAGATAAAATTATTAGTAAAACCTCTATTCTTTTTGAACTCATTAATTCATCTATTAAAAATTTAGGCGCAAGTATACCTATAAAAGGCGACACTGCTGTTAAAATTGTATATAATCCAAAATATACAAACAAACCTTTGTCAAAGGTCCATGCATTTTTAACTAAAAAAACAATATTCGTCATAAGACTTCTTTTATCTTTTTCTTTAATTCTCCCCAAAATAATTCTCCCTCAATCTCTTTGTTTAATTTTAAAAGTGAAGTGACAGTAGTCTAACTCATATCATTCTATCCCTTGTATTTTTAAGTTGACATGTAGAGAAATAGCCTTCTTGTATGTAATAAACTATATAAAAGTAGTAGCAGATATAGGAATATAGGTAGCAATGAAACAGTAATCTACTATAAGAGTATAATCATAACTAAATCTAACATGTACACAGTAGGTGTTTTAGAATACCAATTATTTAATCTGAACGTTGAAAAATATAGCTGGCGATGACTTATAAAGAATTAATGTGTCATCACTAGCTACATTTTATCAATGGTGCAACGATTCTTTAAAACCTTAATCCATTTTTTACAAGATTATAGCCATTCATGACCCATCTAACATTCTATCAAATGCAAGTTCGATTAAAAAAGCTGTTTGAGTTATTGATGTATAAATGGATGTAGCTTAACCAAATCTTCTTTATCATCAATACTAGGTATCATAGTTTTCTGTTAGCTAAATCTTTGTTTCTATTTTAATATATATTTAAACTGTTTATCATTATAAACATGAAGTTTCATTCTATCTTGTAATGATAATCCTGCGGTTTTAGTACACTTACCTTTATTTCTAAACCTAGTAAACACACAAGTACCCATACACATAGGTAGTTCAACGCAATCATTACATATTTCAGTATCAAAAGGGTCTACACTATAAAAGTTATAATATAATTCTTTATTAGTCACTTTAATACGCCCATCGAAATCTAAGTTCCCAAAAAAATTACCTTCTTCTGCAGCAAGTGAGCAAAAGGTTAATTTTCCATCAGGATATATTGTTACTGCATTGGGAGTTGCTGCTTCACATTTAATTAATCTATTTGAACTATCATTAAAAGAAAATCCATTATCTATAGCCTTTTTATATAATAAATAAAAGTTTAGATTCTCTTTTTGTTGAAATAAATTGCTTGCTTGAAAATTTACATCTTTTTTATAAATATCAGGTATTATATTAAATAAGTTTGAAATATCTTCATAATTATCCTCATCTATATTTACTCTTAATGTTAATTTAATATTATTTTTCAGGATATTAACACAATTATTTTTTACTTTTTCATAAGTTCCTTCACCATTTTGTAGACATCTTTTTTTATCATGATATTCCTTAGTACCATCTAAAGTAATTTGTGCATTAGTAATATTTAAGTCTTTTAATTTTTTTATGTTTTTAGCATTTAATAGATATCCATTAGTTATAATTTTTGCTTCATATAAGCAATTGTTGTTATTACATATATTTTTAAACGTATCTGTAAGGCGCTTTATTTTGTCAAATTCTAACAATGGTTCGCCACCAAACCAAGCAACTTGAATTTTATTTTCTTCACTGCTCTTTTTCTCAACTAATTTGATTATGCGATTCATTATTTCTTCGTTAAAGCTTCCAGTTTTATGTTCTTCATAACAATAACTACATCTAAAGTTACAGTTAAGAGTTGGATTTAAAATTATATGAAATACATTATTATTAAATTTATATTGGTTATATAAAAATTTTAATTGATTTAATTCAATATATTCATTGGGTATTATTGAACCTACAGTTGCTAATTTTTTTAAATAATCAGTTTCCTCCAAATTGAAAGTTTCCTTTTCTAAATTAGTTAATAAACTATCCACCAAGTGTTTATCTTCATTATTTACAATATAACTTTAACTTTAATATGGTGATTATTGTTCCTCTGTTGTGCCTTTACAAGCACAATTATTACCAGCAACCTCAACATCTGAAAAATTTACTTCTAATTCTTCAAATATTTTTTGTAAATTTAAATCCATCATATGAACACCTCCTTTCTATGCATTATTAAACAATTAATTGCATTACTGTATAATTCGTTAAATTAATCCGCTTTCCTTTAATATATTTGCTGATATGTTAGAATTAACAACTTATTCACAACTTTTAAATATACTATTAAATTGATGCTGACTAATGAGAAATACTCTGAAAATGTTTTATTAGGAAAAACATACTGTGAAGATTATCCAAATAATGAACGTCGTGTTAATAATGATGAAAGTGAAAAATATATTTCATTATTTTAATGGAGGCGTAAGCTAAAATCACAACAGGAATACTAAAATGAAAACCGATCCCCTGGCCAATGTCATAAAGTTACTCATCAATATTTTTACAAAAAGTAATTTTATCCGATGGCTACCATCCGTAACACCCTTATCCTCTTCAAGGCATGGTATGACGGCTTCTACGCCTCTGGATAAGTGCTTCTAAGACTCAGATGGAGAGATGTATTATTTATAAGCAAACCCCACCTGAGTCTAAGAATCACTTGATAGAAAGGTTCAGGGAAAACTATGGACTTTCCCCAAAATTACTATTATTAATAAAGCTAAATCCATAATTTTAAATATGGCAAATAAACCTTCACTACATATAATAGAAAATTTTCCAAATAGACATGTAAGTGTATTTTTATAGAGCTCTTTTTTATTTATTCTATTTACCTTTTTTATTAGTCTCTCATAAAACTATTATAAAAGGGATGCTTTTATTATGCGAAATTTTCCCTTATAAATTCCAGCAAAAATCGGAATCAACACATTTCTTAATAACTACTCATAAATCATTATAAATCAACGGGCTATCGCCCTAGAAAATTTTCAAGTGCTAAACTTCTGTAAAAGATAAACTAATTAAATTATGAAATAATAATAAGTTATGGAATTGGAAGATTATCTACGTTAAAAATGGAAATATAAAATAACATGGAAGTGTAATTTATGTTATTATTAATTTATAAGTAGGTATCTTAAAAGAGATAAATGTTATAGAAAAAACTAGAAAGTTGTACTAGAAAGTTATTTTTATATAGATATCTAAAAATATCTTTAATTTATAGAACTATTTTGAGAGGACTGTTAATATGAGTAAAACATTGGTATTAGCCGAGAAACCTTCAGTTGGAAGGGAACTTGCTAGAGTTTTAAAATGTAATAAAAAGGGTAATGGATATTTAGAAGGAGAAAAGTATATAGTAACTTGGGCATTAGGGCATTTAGTTACCCTAGCAGACCCGGAAGTTTATGATGATAAATATAAAGAGTGGAAACTAGAGACTTTACCTATGCTTCCAAAAGAATTAAAGCTTGTAGTT
It includes:
- a CDS encoding radical SAM/SPASM domain-containing protein, which encodes MEETDYLKKLATVGSIIPNEYIELNQLKFLYNQYKFNNNVFHIILNPTLNCNFRCSYCYEEHKTGSFNEEIMNRIIKLVEKKSSEENKIQVAWFGGEPLLEFDKIKRLTDTFKNICNNNNCLYEAKIITNGYLLNAKNIKKLKDLNITNAQITLDGTKEYHDKKRCLQNGEGTYEKVKNNCVNILKNNIKLTLRVNIDEDNYEDISNLFNIIPDIYKKDVNFQASNLFQQKENLNFYLLYKKAIDNGFSFNDSSNRLIKCEAATPNAVTIYPDGKLTFCSLAAEEGNFFGNLDFDGRIKVTNKELYYNFYSVDPFDTEICNDCVELPMCMGTCVFTRFRNKGKCTKTAGLSLQDRMKLHVYNDKQFKYILK